The following proteins come from a genomic window of Halorussus halophilus:
- a CDS encoding efflux RND transporter permease subunit: MGLAERYAEVLTKHSRVVLAVLLLATVAVGYGVGSVDSGLTIASFGSDSTEAQKLDYVEANFSTGEENTTVMQVVVRGDDVLTKRSLVETLRLQQRLRQNETVNATLVNGQSTVGLSNLVAIEAIRQEQAQSRSNSSGSENASAGPPANDGQQAGPPARPPTLDEQIAQLESMSQSEIDSVLLDVLNPDQQATGPTDPFTLLSTEYEPGTTTADARVLFVFQQTGGDGDALSEDVVSAQLATRDLADETVESTDSFVFGAGIVDEESGQATGESFAVITPFALLLIVGVLGVAYRDVVDVALGLLGTLLVLVWMGGFMGWAGIGVTQIIIAVPFLLIGLSIDYALHVVMRYREAGAADRDRSPADAMRVGLAGVTVALAATTFTTAVGFLSNLVSPITSIQQFGLVSAFGIVSAFVVFAGLLPALKLELETLLERFGFQREKTAFGTGGSLAGRLLSVGAITARKIPIAVVLVALLVSAGGGYAATNIDTSINQVDFLPQDSPEWMDSLPGLLQPGDYELRENVIFLNDNFVQSRDRSQVEILVEGPVTGDDALERVAAGRDRIEESSTAITLANGNPKVDGPLSVIRSVAAQNETVAQVVAEHDTDGDGVPDQNLAEVYDAVYAAAPEQAESVVYRDGGEYQALRLSVAIRGGSDTGVVTSEMRSVAGTIESDGDLTVTATGQPIINEIVQQGLLTTLVETFLITLGVIVTFLTVIFYRRYGTLSLGAVTMIPVVFALSWILGAMYLLGIPFNTETAIIASIAIGIGVDYAIHISERFVEELEKSASATAALETTLAGTGGALLASAVTTAGGFGVLLFALVPSLQRFGLVTGTTIIFAFVSSVVVLPSLLVLWERYLGGSELVEGHVAETASD; this comes from the coding sequence ATGGGACTCGCCGAACGCTACGCGGAAGTTCTCACGAAACACAGTCGCGTCGTACTGGCGGTGTTGCTCCTCGCGACTGTCGCTGTCGGCTACGGTGTGGGGAGCGTCGATTCAGGACTCACGATTGCCAGTTTCGGGAGCGACTCGACTGAAGCACAGAAACTCGACTACGTCGAGGCGAACTTCTCGACGGGCGAGGAGAACACGACGGTGATGCAGGTCGTCGTCCGGGGCGACGACGTACTGACGAAACGGTCGTTGGTGGAGACGTTACGCTTGCAACAGCGACTCCGACAGAACGAGACGGTGAACGCGACACTCGTGAACGGGCAATCGACAGTTGGCCTGTCGAATTTGGTCGCAATCGAAGCGATTCGTCAAGAGCAGGCACAGAGCAGAAGCAATTCGAGCGGGAGCGAAAACGCGAGTGCTGGACCACCAGCGAACGACGGACAGCAGGCAGGACCGCCAGCACGGCCACCGACCTTGGACGAACAAATCGCCCAACTGGAGTCGATGTCACAGTCGGAAATCGACAGTGTCCTGCTCGACGTACTGAACCCCGACCAGCAAGCGACGGGACCGACTGACCCCTTCACTCTGCTCTCGACGGAGTACGAACCGGGAACCACGACTGCTGACGCCCGCGTCCTCTTCGTCTTCCAGCAGACCGGCGGAGATGGTGACGCGCTCTCCGAAGACGTTGTTTCTGCACAGCTTGCAACCCGCGACCTCGCAGACGAAACCGTCGAATCGACCGACTCGTTCGTCTTCGGTGCGGGCATCGTGGACGAGGAGTCGGGGCAAGCCACTGGTGAAAGTTTCGCCGTCATCACGCCCTTCGCACTGCTCCTCATCGTCGGCGTCCTCGGGGTCGCCTACCGCGACGTGGTAGACGTCGCGCTCGGTCTCCTCGGTACGCTCCTCGTGTTGGTCTGGATGGGCGGGTTCATGGGATGGGCCGGAATCGGCGTGACCCAAATCATCATCGCGGTGCCGTTCCTGCTCATCGGCCTCAGTATCGACTACGCGCTCCACGTCGTCATGCGCTACCGGGAAGCCGGTGCGGCGGACCGCGACCGCTCGCCCGCCGACGCGATGCGCGTCGGTCTCGCTGGCGTCACGGTCGCGCTGGCGGCGACGACGTTCACCACCGCAGTCGGATTCCTCTCGAATCTGGTCAGTCCCATCACGTCCATCCAGCAGTTCGGTCTCGTGAGCGCGTTCGGCATCGTCTCGGCGTTCGTCGTCTTCGCGGGCCTGCTCCCGGCACTGAAACTCGAACTCGAAACGCTGCTCGAACGGTTCGGCTTCCAGCGTGAAAAAACGGCGTTCGGAACCGGCGGTAGTTTGGCCGGGCGACTGCTGAGCGTCGGCGCGATTACGGCGAGAAAGATTCCCATCGCCGTCGTCCTCGTCGCGCTCCTCGTCAGCGCGGGCGGTGGCTACGCCGCGACGAACATCGACACCTCGATTAATCAGGTCGATTTCCTGCCGCAAGACTCTCCCGAGTGGATGGACTCGCTCCCCGGCCTGCTCCAACCGGGCGATTACGAACTGCGGGAGAACGTCATCTTCCTCAACGACAACTTCGTCCAGTCGCGGGACCGCTCGCAAGTCGAGATACTGGTCGAAGGCCCCGTCACAGGGGACGACGCGCTCGAACGGGTCGCCGCGGGACGCGACCGAATCGAGGAATCTTCGACGGCCATCACGCTCGCCAACGGGAACCCGAAGGTCGATGGTCCGCTGTCGGTGATTCGGAGCGTCGCCGCCCAGAACGAGACCGTCGCGCAGGTCGTCGCCGAACACGACACCGACGGCGATGGCGTCCCCGACCAGAATCTGGCGGAAGTGTACGACGCGGTGTACGCGGCGGCCCCAGAGCAAGCCGAGAGCGTGGTTTATCGAGACGGCGGTGAGTATCAAGCACTCCGACTCTCGGTCGCAATTCGGGGCGGGTCGGACACGGGCGTCGTCACGAGCGAGATGCGAAGCGTGGCGGGGACTATCGAGTCGGACGGTGATCTGACCGTCACGGCGACTGGCCAACCCATCATCAACGAAATCGTTCAGCAAGGACTGCTCACGACGCTGGTCGAGACGTTCCTCATCACGCTCGGGGTCATCGTCACCTTCCTCACGGTCATCTTCTACCGGCGCTACGGCACGCTCTCGCTCGGCGCAGTCACGATGATTCCGGTCGTCTTCGCACTGAGTTGGATTCTCGGCGCGATGTACTTGCTCGGGATTCCGTTCAACACGGAGACGGCCATCATCGCCAGCATCGCAATCGGTATCGGCGTAGACTACGCCATCCACATCAGCGAGCGCTTCGTGGAGGAGTTGGAGAAGAGCGCCAGTGCGACGGCGGCCTTGGAGACGACGCTTGCGGGAACTGGCGGCGCGCTACTGGCGAGTGCGGTGACGACTGCCGGTGGCTTCGGCGTGTTGCTGTTCGCGCTCGTGCCGTCGCTCCAACGGTTCGGCCTCGTCACGGGGACGACGATTATCTTCGCGTTCGTCTCCAGCGTGGTCGTCCTGCCGAGTTTGCTGGTGCTGTGGGAGCGATATCTCGGCGGTTCAGAACTGGTCGAGGGGCACGTAGCGGAGACAGCGAGCGACTGA